Part of the Rhizobium sp. WYJ-E13 genome is shown below.
GCGGCGTGCCTGATGCCATCGCCTCGCCGGCGCGGTCGATGCGCACGATTGCCAGCCCACGCTGTCCCTCGACAGAGCCGAGCGTGCCGACAGGCTTGCCATTGGCCGTGATTTCAGTGCCGCTGGCCGGCAGTGCGGCGCTTGCCGACACAGTCACGACGCGGCGTCTTGCCGTGCCGCGATGCTGCATGCGGGACACCACTTCCTGGCCGACATAGCAGCCCTTCTTGAAGGAAAGGCCACCGTTGAAATCCATCAGCACGTCATGTGGAAAGGCGTCTTGCAGCGCATAGTCAGGTCCTGACGTGACGATGCCATTCGCGATGCGCAGCGCGTCGTAGAGGGTCGCATTGTGGCTGCCATGATGACCGGCGCGACGCAGAACAGTGACGTCAGCCTTCGCAAAGCGGCTATCCCTAACGCCTTCTTTGGCATCCTCGCCCCACGAAACGGTCACACCATCCTCGACAGCGGGCGTCAGCGTCACCGGCGCGCGCAGGCGGTACATGGTCAGCCGTTTGAGCAACGCTTCGCGCTGGGCCGAATCCGTTTCGATGATGAAGCCGTCACCGTCGCGCCAGATCATGAAGTCGAAGAGGATCTTGCCCTGCGGCGTCAGCAGCGCGCCCGGCCGCGCCTCATCGGCGCTCATCGAGACGATGTCGGTGGTGATGAGATTCTGCAGGAAGGACTCTGCTTCCGCGCCGCCGACGGCAATCAGCGAGCGGTCTTTCAGGAATACGGCTGGCATGGCGAAACCTGTCGCGTTGGTGATCGCTCAGAGGTATGTCTTTGAGGCTGAAGGTGCAAGCGCTCTACAGCATCGGCCCGAAAATCGGAATCGATTTTCAGAAACCTGATGCGTCGATTCAAAGAGTTAGAGCATCCTTGGTGCGCCGGAATGGACGCTCGGCGCCTACAGCGCCGCGCGTCTTTTCAGACGCGCAAAGGACGCTGTAGCACTTTGAATTGCTGCATAATTCCTAAAATCGATTCCGATTTGAGGATTATGCAGTAGCGTCAGTCGCCCGCGGTGAAGAACTTCCATTTGCCGTCGGGCGCGATACCGACACGATAGAAATTATAGCCGCCGAACTCCTGCATGTCGGAAAGATCGCCTGCCGTGACGATGCGCAGCAGTTCCACGCGTTCCGGCGGGGTTAGCGATTTCAGGTCCTTCTCGGCGAAATAGGGCCAGACATACATCTCATCAGCCGTGCCCTGGCCGACATGCACGAAGCCGGTCGAGATGACATCGAGCATGATGGCGAGGATTTCGTCGCCCTCGGGATCGCCGGAAAGGTCCTTCAGCGTGCCGATCGGATCGTCCGTGGGTTCTCCGACCGTCACCTGCGTCTGGTCGGCACCAGTTCCCATCAGCGGGCGCAGGCGTTCGAGATCGCCTGATGCTGCCGCCTCGACGATCTGTTCGCGCATCTTGCGCACTGGCTCCGGCACCTTGCTGATGTCGTAGATCACTTCGACGGGCTTGGAATCGTCGGATGCACCCGGTGTCTTGTCGACGCTCTGGCCGCCTTGCTTGTTGACGAGCGGGTCGGGCTGGGGAATGCCGGAAGAGCCGTTCTGTGGTGCAGCCGGCTGCTGCTGGCCTTGTTGCGCCGTGGTCGCTGCATCGGGTTGGCCCGGAATCT
Proteins encoded:
- a CDS encoding folate-binding protein YgfZ, with protein sequence MPAVFLKDRSLIAVGGAEAESFLQNLITTDIVSMSADEARPGALLTPQGKILFDFMIWRDGDGFIIETDSAQREALLKRLTMYRLRAPVTLTPAVEDGVTVSWGEDAKEGVRDSRFAKADVTVLRRAGHHGSHNATLYDALRIANGIVTSGPDYALQDAFPHDVLMDFNGGLSFKKGCYVGQEVVSRMQHRGTARRRVVTVSASAALPASGTEITANGKPVGTLGSVEGQRGLAIVRIDRAGEAMASGTPLLAGDVSVTLSLPAWSGLSFPTSSDEASA